One segment of Candidatus Polarisedimenticolaceae bacterium DNA contains the following:
- a CDS encoding VOC family protein: protein MSDAASKIGIIPWCDLTVPDAAAIRDFYAEVVGWTSTGVDMGEYEDFCMNEPGEGQTVAGICHARGTNAGLPAQWLVYITVDDAAKAASRAVAKGGKILRPPGAMGPQGRYCVIQDPAGAVCALFQKG from the coding sequence ATGAGCGACGCCGCGTCGAAGATCGGCATCATTCCCTGGTGCGACCTGACCGTCCCGGACGCCGCGGCGATCCGGGACTTCTACGCCGAGGTCGTGGGCTGGACGTCCACGGGCGTGGACATGGGGGAGTACGAGGACTTCTGCATGAACGAGCCCGGCGAGGGGCAGACCGTGGCGGGGATCTGCCATGCCCGCGGCACGAACGCGGGGCTCCCCGCCCAGTGGCTCGTCTACATCACGGTCGACGACGCCGCGAAGGCCGCGTCGCGCGCGGTCGCCAAGGGCGGGAAGATCCTCCGCCCGCCGGGAGCGATGGGGCCGCAGGGTCGCTACTGCGTGATCCAGGACCCCGCCGGGGCGGTCTGCGCCCTGTTCCAGAAGGGCTGA
- a CDS encoding VWA domain-containing protein: MSSAGPALLAVLAAAAAPPALQPERPVVERVEVRRILVTVRLDAKGSAPPDSCDRLSAEDLEATIAGKPVKVVAADRVPRPRMYWLILDTSGSTADRGQRKLAKEEAARYAREVLVPGRDRAAVLTIDEDLRLVEPSSDDPEAIARAIEAIPPGAQSLITDALDEVLAQIAGDRREHVVVFWTDGKDGLSLRAMPALRRRLAAAPNARIFPVVVQGDAGTGSRLPPQLLFELAEATGGRVSLSADRRWLEVLRSAVKHRWRVAVEAPEGTPEQARPKLRSRNASCDPAIVPDADPPGDRYEGRAPPEWEREHRRQRRRDDDASCPAGDGAFGTEGGVAGCALDVVREQGILYAHAAPYEVETLSPARFALRRYFVPAFDPADLASEPWTLLETLERYPLAETVDDDGVPPTSRHPLLVHARTFFTIQGTIARALRESQPGWHETARRRLAAEAEADVPVLAEDLQAQAPSLSAEDALAAAEASPFGRAARAAIDSPSDADLRRTIGAWLGDISARDLFVGWERAMIDRRLRGESVAGAFESRWSALRRWFALPEHARAIVPLVPMRDPARDVVGFWRVFLPRAYWIYERREGSRGGDPIPYDHVPPQPLGWWLLESLPVARPDLAAQLSAGSWSVAELDYAPAGRLWKEDPAHPYSSADVLLVLASGADRLTLRARIDEGARGRALVTLDAE; this comes from the coding sequence ATGTCCTCCGCTGGTCCGGCCCTCCTCGCGGTGCTGGCCGCGGCGGCGGCGCCCCCGGCCCTCCAGCCGGAGCGGCCCGTCGTCGAGCGCGTCGAGGTGCGCCGGATCCTCGTGACCGTGCGCCTCGACGCGAAGGGATCGGCCCCGCCGGACTCCTGCGACCGCTTGTCTGCGGAGGACCTCGAGGCGACGATCGCGGGGAAGCCCGTGAAGGTCGTCGCGGCCGATCGCGTGCCGCGGCCCAGGATGTACTGGCTCATCCTCGACACCAGCGGCAGCACCGCGGACCGCGGCCAGCGCAAACTCGCGAAGGAGGAGGCGGCGCGTTACGCCCGTGAGGTCCTCGTCCCGGGGCGCGATCGCGCCGCGGTTCTCACGATCGACGAGGACCTTCGCCTCGTGGAGCCTTCGAGCGACGACCCCGAAGCGATCGCCCGCGCCATCGAGGCGATCCCACCCGGAGCCCAAAGCCTCATCACCGACGCGCTCGACGAGGTGCTCGCACAGATCGCCGGCGATCGCCGCGAACACGTCGTCGTCTTCTGGACGGACGGCAAGGACGGCCTGAGCCTGCGGGCGATGCCCGCGCTGCGCCGACGCCTCGCGGCGGCTCCCAACGCGCGGATCTTCCCGGTCGTCGTCCAGGGAGACGCCGGAACCGGGTCGCGCCTCCCGCCGCAGCTGCTGTTCGAGCTCGCCGAAGCCACCGGCGGTCGCGTGTCGCTTTCGGCCGACCGTCGCTGGCTGGAGGTCCTCCGGAGCGCGGTAAAGCACCGATGGCGCGTCGCGGTGGAGGCGCCGGAGGGCACGCCGGAGCAGGCGCGCCCGAAGCTCCGTTCGAGGAACGCCTCCTGCGATCCCGCGATCGTCCCGGACGCGGACCCGCCGGGGGACCGATACGAAGGGCGCGCGCCCCCGGAGTGGGAGCGCGAGCACCGCCGCCAGCGCCGGCGCGACGACGACGCGAGCTGCCCGGCGGGGGACGGTGCATTCGGAACGGAAGGGGGCGTCGCCGGATGTGCGCTGGACGTCGTGCGGGAGCAGGGCATCCTCTACGCGCACGCAGCTCCGTACGAGGTCGAGACGCTCAGCCCGGCCCGTTTCGCGCTCCGTCGCTACTTCGTTCCCGCGTTCGATCCCGCGGATCTGGCCTCGGAACCGTGGACCCTCCTCGAGACGCTCGAGAGGTACCCGCTCGCCGAGACCGTGGACGACGACGGCGTCCCGCCAACCTCGCGGCACCCGCTGCTGGTGCACGCCCGGACCTTCTTCACGATCCAGGGAACGATCGCGCGCGCGCTCCGGGAGTCCCAGCCGGGCTGGCACGAGACGGCGCGGCGCCGGCTCGCCGCCGAAGCGGAGGCCGACGTCCCCGTCCTCGCCGAGGATCTTCAAGCGCAGGCGCCGTCCCTCTCCGCGGAGGACGCGCTCGCGGCCGCCGAGGCCTCGCCCTTCGGCCGCGCGGCGCGCGCCGCGATCGACAGCCCCAGCGACGCGGACCTGCGCAGGACGATCGGCGCCTGGCTCGGCGACATCTCGGCACGGGACCTCTTCGTGGGTTGGGAACGCGCGATGATCGATCGCCGGCTTCGCGGGGAGTCCGTCGCAGGTGCGTTCGAGTCGCGCTGGTCGGCGTTGCGACGGTGGTTCGCCCTTCCCGAGCACGCCCGCGCCATCGTCCCCCTGGTGCCGATGCGAGACCCGGCCCGCGACGTCGTCGGCTTCTGGAGGGTGTTCCTTCCGAGGGCGTACTGGATCTACGAGCGCCGCGAAGGCTCGCGGGGGGGGGACCCGATCCCTTACGACCACGTCCCGCCGCAGCCGCTGGGCTGGTGGCTGCTGGAATCGCTCCCCGTCGCACGGCCGGATCTGGCCGCGCAGCTTTCGGCCGGGAGCTGGAGCGTGGCCGAGCTCGACTACGCCCCCGCGGGACGGTTATGGAAGGAAGACCCGGCGCACCCCTACTCGAGCGCGGATGTCCTCCTGGTGCTCGCCTCCGGAGCCGACCGCCTGACGCTGCGGGCCCGCATCGACGAGGGGGCCCGTGGGCGCGCCCTCGTGACGCTCGACGCGGAGTGA
- a CDS encoding polysaccharide deacetylase family protein, whose amino-acid sequence MTIVPILLGALSVAVTFDDLPCNPAEGATVERQNSINGAIVATLKERSIPAVGFVNESRLTDRAVLALWLDAGLDLGNHTFSHPDLHQVGAAKFLEDVVLGDRVTREMLEARGRSIRWFRHPFLHTGLDLDTKGLVETFLAARGLKVAPVTIDNSEWIFARAYLRADEAKDAAARGKIADAYVAYMEAKTDYCERQARALFGRDIPQVLLVHANRLNADHFGRIASMLAARGYTFVSLEAATADAAYASRDTYVGRGGITWLHRWALGSGRTDAVVPNEPETPAWILKAAGLDAE is encoded by the coding sequence ATGACGATCGTACCGATCCTGCTCGGCGCCCTCTCGGTCGCCGTGACCTTCGACGACCTCCCCTGCAACCCTGCCGAGGGGGCGACGGTGGAACGCCAGAACTCCATCAACGGCGCCATCGTCGCGACGCTGAAGGAACGCTCCATCCCCGCCGTCGGGTTCGTGAACGAGTCCCGCCTGACCGACCGCGCGGTGCTCGCCTTGTGGCTCGATGCCGGGCTCGACCTGGGGAACCACACCTTCTCCCACCCGGACCTCCATCAGGTCGGCGCGGCGAAGTTCCTGGAGGACGTCGTCCTCGGCGACCGCGTCACCCGCGAGATGCTCGAGGCGCGCGGCCGGTCGATCCGTTGGTTCAGGCATCCCTTCCTTCACACCGGCCTCGACCTGGACACCAAGGGGCTCGTCGAGACCTTTCTCGCGGCTCGCGGGCTGAAGGTGGCGCCGGTGACGATCGACAACTCGGAGTGGATCTTCGCGCGCGCCTACCTCAGGGCCGACGAGGCGAAAGACGCCGCCGCGCGCGGGAAGATCGCCGACGCCTACGTCGCGTACATGGAGGCGAAGACCGACTACTGCGAGCGGCAGGCGCGGGCGCTGTTCGGCCGCGACATCCCGCAGGTGCTCCTCGTGCACGCCAACCGGCTCAACGCCGACCACTTCGGGCGCATCGCGTCGATGCTCGCGGCCCGCGGGTACACCTTCGTGTCGCTCGAGGCGGCGACCGCCGACGCGGCCTACGCGTCGAGGGACACCTACGTCGGCCGCGGCGGGATCACGTGGCTCCACCGCTGGGCGCTCGGCTCGGGGCGAACGGACGCCGTCGTGCCGAACGAGCCCGAGACCCCGGCGTGGATCCTGAAGGCGGCCGGCCTCGACGCCGAGTGA
- a CDS encoding DUF2959 domain-containing protein: MLRFWAILGVAALVLATGCEKARDSYYKALEKVGVEKREVLVGRVEKARDAQQEAQQQFRDALQEFQSIVGYRGGELEAKYEKLRGEYEDSKKRADDVNDKIRAVRNVATSLFKEWETELGQFTDANLRAESQRELRETQRRYGQVVAVMEKAATRMDPVLRKLNDQVLFLKHNLNARALGSLQGTARSLQGDVDGLVRDMEASIAEASKFIEEMAKQPS, encoded by the coding sequence ATGCTTCGTTTCTGGGCGATCCTGGGCGTCGCGGCGCTCGTCCTCGCGACCGGGTGCGAGAAGGCGCGCGACAGCTATTACAAGGCCCTCGAGAAGGTCGGAGTCGAGAAGCGCGAGGTCCTCGTCGGCCGCGTCGAGAAGGCGCGCGACGCGCAGCAGGAGGCGCAGCAGCAGTTCCGCGACGCGCTGCAGGAGTTCCAGTCGATCGTCGGCTACCGGGGCGGGGAGCTCGAGGCGAAATACGAGAAGCTCCGCGGCGAATACGAGGACTCGAAAAAACGAGCGGACGACGTGAACGACAAGATCCGCGCGGTGAGAAACGTCGCGACGTCGCTGTTCAAGGAGTGGGAGACCGAGCTCGGGCAGTTCACCGACGCCAACCTCAGGGCGGAGAGCCAGCGCGAGCTGCGCGAGACGCAGCGCCGCTACGGCCAGGTCGTCGCGGTCATGGAGAAGGCGGCGACGCGCATGGACCCGGTCCTGCGCAAGCTGAACGATCAGGTGCTGTTCCTGAAGCACAACCTCAACGCCCGCGCCCTGGGCTCCCTCCAGGGAACCGCGCGCTCGTTGCAGGGCGACGTGGACGGTCTCGTCCGGGACATGGAGGCCTCGATCGCCGAGGCCTCGAAGTTCATCGAGGAGATGGCCAAGCAGCCGTCGTGA